The Nematostella vectensis chromosome 6, jaNemVect1.1, whole genome shotgun sequence region CCCTCTGCTTCATAGTTATAGTAATAGTAATTTGCTTTTCTAACATGGGGTAAAATGTTGAACACAAAGTTTTCAAccccaaaaaataaattgtctCCAACATGCTCACTACCAAGCACCCACTTGGGCCGGCATTTACTCATTTCGTGATGCAAATTTAAGCTGGATTCAGAAATTCAAAAAGTAAACTTTTGAATAACCATTTCAAAACCCTGATTTTCTCAGAAAATCTCCTGTTGACCATTTGCCATCACTGAATTGTGGAGCTAACAATTGTGTCTTGCAGGAACTAGAGTCTGCAAATGGGGCAAAGTTCCAAACTCCTCCAAGTCTTCAACAACACAAATTTGAGGACTGGGTCCAAAGCAATGAACAAATTTTCCAGCTACAGTCAAAGATTCTTGACTTGGAAGCCAGGAAAGTCAGGTAGGTGATAATGTATTACTAGTCTTTCCATGGACAAGGGTGACCAAGCTAGCCTGACTACTTGAAATGGAGAGCATTTGCTGCAAATTTCAGGTTTGGAACTTGGAGCATTTCTGGATATGAGTAGCTTGTATAAGAAAGTGGATGAAAGACAAGCCGATCACCTCATGGGCTGTGCATATTATGGGCTGGGGGGCTTGAACCCCATACATTACAGACTTTTTTATACATTTAATACATTTAATTGAGACCTCTTCCCTTGTAGTGATACAATTCCACTACATGTCCCCTCTCCCAAAATCACTGCACGGCAACAAGGGCTCATATGTGATGTTCATTCTCAAATTGGAGATTGTAGTCCTTCTGTCATTTGACCTTTGAAACTCTCCCTGTCTATTTTCTTACATTATAAGCTTACATATACTAAACCTTCACATTTGCTACTTATTTCTTCCTACCTCTAATTCAATCGGAGAGAAAAAATAGAActctgttgtgattttttaaCTTCAGTAACAAGCTTCTACATACAACTGAGTTTCTCAGCCAAAAAGAAATATGACAACTTTAGATAGGCTAAACTGTAGCCTGGATTTTGAACTTATGGGATGAGGTGAGAGGAGGGGGCAGCGGGTAGTTTGCCTATTTTCAGACCATGCTCTCACATCTGTCTCTTCATAGCTTgtagtaatttttttttttggaccATGAATTCgagaatgggggggggggctgtttGAACTCCCTGAGACTCCTGGCTATGCTACATGAGTAGACACAATATGTTTTACTCTATATGATCCCGGATGGAAAAGTGAAAACCTTCAACAGCGGCCTCCCTGGATCCGATTGGATGCAATTTCTGGAGAATATGTATAAGGAATGTGTAAAAGTTAAGGAAAAACAGACAAAACAGAAGTCGAAAGATTCTGACATTTCATACTTTACTCTTATCAGGGTGCCACCCTCTATATGATCCATAACAAATGTGTTCTGCCTGCTATTCAGGTTGCACAAGGGCTACTTGAGTAAAAAAGAAAGGCGCCCTTCCATATCCTCTATCACCACCAAGGAATCGTTCGCATCAGTGCTGGACACACACCCTGGGCGGGAAGCAGATACAGAGTTCATGCACCGGTTTATTGACGAAGTTGTCATATCTGAGGCCCCGCCCACATCTAGCGACTCAGCACTGGACAGGTTATTGAGTATAACCTCCCAGAACATGAGCTTTGAAGCTTGCAAGTTGAAGGCCTATGTTCGAGAGTGCTGGGAGGTAGATAACATTGATGACAACTTCCCGACTGGGGTTCATCCTGACCGTTACCAAGAGGTGGTCGGGGGTATGTGCCAGTATGTCGTGGACAAGCATTCATCATATGGAGCACTACCTTATGATGCCATCTATGTAAGTCTAAGGATTTGAGTCGCCAGATCTCAATTGCGTAACAAATAatgcttccccccccccccccccccctggtaAATCCTAAATTTTCCTTGGAGTCCGGTTTTTAGAATTACAATTGATAGACTTTTTTTGGTGTTAAGGTAATttccttgaattgcactgcgcaccccttctgcgcgtagttgcgcgcgctgtttgttcgaatttccCGGTATTAAGtgtgcgcgcgcgccacagttgtgcaagaaaacaaagcaaaaggcgcgcgttttttacttaaaatcgctttgacagaaaaacgaagtcggttacccccaatttttatttgctcaaatagttaaatatatacgaaaaaatgatatactgaaagaagaaaaaaagttggctTGTAGAAGTTTGattattttctcttaaaagccgtaaaaatacttcaaaatggcgcttttttaCCGTAGCGAAAATagtgtcttttagtgcgatctcttaaatgtgatttgttttgaacgttagctactacgggttattgtttgggagatcggattttggcagctcaacaaacagaacttaattttctaaagactatagtcactcttttgaaaacaaagagttgggatttttcttgcgcgatcagtaaaaacgcgtcaactctacgcccctctgttgtgaaaatgaggtcggtacccccatttttttattacattgttTGAAAGCctttaacttcaatattgtttatgccaagtttaaaaaaaaatctgggttgtagaactctttcaagggaattaccttaaaatTCTTTAAATAAGGAATGTCTGGCTTTTTTCAGGCAAAGATTGAGCATCATCTCATTCCTGTGATCTACAACAGAATTCGTCTTTATACAAGCAAACCTGAGGATGACAGTAAAATACAAAAGCTGTCCTCTGATCACAGTCAAATAACACAGACAGACATTGGTATAAAGCCGTGTTACCAAGATGTTGGCTTAGCACCCTTTTACCCAGCTATTGCAGCATTGAAGAGCATGTCACTCTCAATGACACCGACCAGGAAAATATACAACGTCGTGAAGGCTGCAAAGCTGGTGTTTGAGAAACTGAATGAGCTGGCGGCACGAGACAGCAGACAACAGCCTGGTGCAGGTCGGTGGGTTAGGGTGGGGTATATCAGCGAATGCATGTATAACTGTTCATTTTTCAACTATGCAATCGCACTAAAACAACCCGAGCATTAAGTAAAGACCGCTCCACTGACATTCTGAAAAACTCTGCTTTGCAGTGTCATATTATAAAAGTAGTTTGTACTTTTAAGAACAAATACAGCAAATGATGCTTGGGATAAAAGTTTGGACCTTTCAACTGACACGCAGTCGTTGAACACGATGTCCAACGATTTTTTCAAAGTCGTCTATTGATAAAGTACATACGTAGAATACATTAATTTGATCATAATTTTCCCCATTTTCAGACGAGTTCATGGACGTGTGGGTGTACGTGGTCCTAAAGGCTAACGTCCCTCATCTCATATCCACCATCACATACCTCAAACAGTACTCAAACCCAAACCTGGGCTTTACCGAGGCTGGGTACTACCTGGCTAGCATAGAGTTCGCATGTCAGTACATCCTGAGGCTCAGGGAGACGGACTTGTGCAGTAAGCAGCTCACCGGAAAGGAAGACCTTCTAGTGGTGTGTGAGAGGGCCAGGTACCTTACTATGGCGGCCGGGGAGGATCCACTGGTAGAGGTGGTGGCGGAGGAGGCGTGGCTTTCGGGGTATGAGTTGTATGCAGTCAAGGAGTGGCAGCTGGACCAAACCAGGTGGGTCAAAGTGTACAGCTTTTTCAGACGTTGTGCGAATGTAAGGTAAATCGAATGCCCCTACAGTAGAACTGCTTTATTGTCTAAGGTGTCTGATAAATAGAGATTTTATCTATTTTGATTGGCTGAAGAATTTAAAAGAAGGACTTTAGAAAGTGGTGGGATTCTACTGTACCTTGACCGAAAGGTTATGTTGGCATCAAGTATTTGTGCAAAGGATGGGGAGTAAAAACTCCCTTGACTCAATAGCAGTGATGAAACGTATAATTTAAATACGAATAGACAGGCTCTGCGTTGATGATTGTCTAATGCCATTCCTTTATTCACAGATTTCGCACGGCCATCCTTATTCCGAGTGCTGAATCCACAGCAAAGGTCTCTATCTCCACCGTGCGACTCAACACACGGACGCTATCTCCAATTCAACTTAAAACTCTTGAAGAAAGTTTTCTTCACCCTCAAGGTTTAGACGGGCTATCATGCATTAGTACCCCATGTGGTCAGGCCTTGGTTTTAGACCCCAATAATGTTAACCGTCGCGTCACCTTAATAAGAATCCCTGATGGAAAgtatgatgattatgaggaGGATATAAAATGGTATTGCACGCTGGAGAGGCTTAGCTGTCTCTGCAGCACCCTCACAGAACACCGTTCATATAACCCCTCAAGCTCCGTGGAATGTTTTGAGGGTGAAGTCTCTCGAACTGCGTCGTCGAATTCGAATGAACATTGTGTGGTTGACCCTGATATTGTTTCAAAGGCAGCGAAAAGAAGAGATGACCTGGTCACCGAGTATTATGGAGGCAGGTGTGGAATAGAGATGCGTCAATGGACTATCTCTTCCTTTATGGTCGTGCTCGTGACACTCCTACGAAATCTAGGTTACCTTTCCCCGCTTTTGGATATCACTAAACCTTTCTACTCAAACCTAGTTCTACTCTCGGTTCATCGTTTCCAAATGGATCACAATGAATTGCTTAACAAAGAGAGCTCCAGAAACCAAGCTCTCTCCACCAGTGGATACTTGTGCCCCGGGACATGGGACGGCTTGATAGATCTCATGAACACTCAGTTGTCGAAACTCAAAAGGTTGGGGTTTGAATATGATGGTAACCCCTTTGCGAGTGACAATAGAGAACAAGCGAACTTTCGTAGATTTGTCCGTCACTGCCAGGAGTCGTTAGCAATAGAGATGCACAACCGGGGAACATTAGAGAGGCATACACGAGATGAGATAGATAGGCTCATCCTAGACATGTGAAGATCACGTGTCGTCAAACCATGCTCTTCAGTGATAGGCTTATCTCAAACAGGTGATAATCACGTGTCAATGTGTGAACAGTCATGTTCACATGCCAATCTAAGGGTTGAAATGATATTGTTCATTCTGACGGTGTTCGTTAAAcctcaaaataaaatgaaacacaaaagaaacaaaGGGCCTTTAGCTTGTAAAGTAGAATGCTATATGTTTACAAaggttaatgaaaacaactATAAAATTTAATACTATTTGATATTTAAATCTGTTTCGTTTTTGCGGTGATGTCTTttatctctaaaaaaaaacaattcacaGTCTTTGAACTAGCCCAGCTAGATGATGGGTTCTGCTACCGTAACATTCTAAGATCTCTACTTTGCTTTATTCGATATATCCCCAGTCTCCTCTAGTGGAAGGAAAACCTCCTCCCTACCCTCTAGTGAACTGATGCCTCGCGCAAACAGCGCGTTCTCCTTTTTCTCCTGCTCTGTCCGATAATTCGACCATACGACGCTTATCAAACCGAACATGATGAGTGCTCCGCCTACAATCTGAACAGTGTTCATCAACTCGTCTAACACAATATAAGACAATACCGCGCTAACTAGAACCTGGAGCGGCCACGTGGCCGTAACCACGGACGACGAGATATGCATATTACACCAAGTAATCAACATGTCGCATAGAAACGAGGCGATAAATATTGCGTACAGAACTGAGTAGACTTGCTCTCCTACTACATAGGTTAAGTTCCCAGGTCTACTTAGACAGTACATTGCCGCCATGGCCATAGTGGTCGCACCCACGAGGTAGCTCCACGCAGTCACACCAATGGGCTTATTTTTCCAAGGCGATTCCTCGTTGTTGAAGATAAATTTTTTCTGAATCAAAACATAGGCCGTCATACATAGCGTGTTTCCAAGCAAGAAGCAGTAGCCGATGATGTCCCCGTATGTAGGATGCAGGAAGTCTTTGACTGCGTCCCTCACGCTGCTGAACAACATCATTGTGATGGCACCAGTTGACGCGAGCACGATACCGAAGATGCGTGTCCACCCTTCCATCCGGGTAAACTCAGGGCGGGGCTCTATGCGCGTCAAGATGGCCAGCAAGGCTGTCCACACAGGCATCGCCGACTGGAAGATGGTGGCCACTTTTGCATTGGTAAAACGGATACCGAGCACGCAAAAGAGGATACTCAGTGAGCTTCCTGTTAGGCCAAGAAGAAGAAATAGACCAGCTTCCCtgacaaaaataaagaaagcaaTTGCAAAATATCTTTTAAAACTACTAGCGACAAGATGTGCATGGAAAGCAAAGTAAATTATTATCCATAATTCAAGCTATTTTTCAAAGATCTTTGTGCACAGGTACCTGTGAGATTTTCTGCGAGGGTTTTTAGGGGTCGTTCTAGACAATGGTTTATGACATGAATATTTTATAACTAATTATTAGTCAGCAGATATAGGTGAATAgaagaaataattttcattttaaCAGTACATTGTGACATCATTATAAAATACTACAGCAATACAGTTACTCTTTTATATTTCAAGCTGCACTCAAAGGTTCGATCTTACACTTACTTTGGCTTTGGTATCTGAAGACCTTGTTCAAATATCACGGATGTCAAAAGAAGAACAGGAAACGCTCCGCCAAGTCTTGTCAAAGCAAATAACACAGGGTTAACATTTTGACTCTTGGCAAACTTGGCAACTATCACGCCATATCCACCGTAACCAAGTTGGACTATCACAAGTGCCAACAATACTTTGTAATACGAAGCCATTTGCGCGGGCTTGCTGTGTTTACCATCAATACTGTCTCAACGCTACACCACGAGGTTGAACGTTCCCATGATACCTGCGAAGGTACCGAGTTTTAAGTTTATAGACAcaagatgacgtcacaagagGCCGCTGACTAGTTTTACGCCCGCCGTCAACCGACAACTATGAATTCAAACACAAATGTCTCgatttaatatttattatatcCCAGTGATGAATTTTTACGCGCGCTCATTGGTCAATACGGGTCATGTGCACATTTTTACAGGCCAATTATCAGACGATAACGTCCAGCCAAAGTGATATCTGTCCTTGGAACATTTTTGAGCGGTCAACTCGATTTTCGTCTGCTCAATAACTcctcaaacaaacaccaaGGTTTTCAAAACGTTAGGCACAGAAAGAATGATTTCTTTTATAGAATTATcatcaaaataattttatagaatttatCCTGAAACGTGAaggaaaaagcaaacaaaaaacttcacgacagcgcgcgctcgtggcgtcattcccgtgcacgtcagcgcgcgcgcagaagacatttcaaaataataactttattccaataaataccaatacaggtatattagggtaatatacaaagtaggtTGGCTTATATGCCTATCCTCTatttataatatttaattacatCATCACAAAATTTTAGGACTAGGCTCGTAATGGAGTCCTGTTAAGCTCATAATATACAAATAAAGGTCTTTTGGCCTTAACAGTTTGAAAGAGTTATATATTGCGAATAGACCATTAAAAAATACTCGACGTATATCattgacatatttttttcatatttttcacAAATCCTTAATTCATAAGGTAAATTTTTATAGCGGCCTGTTTCAATTGCTAGTTTGTGTGCCGAGACACGCAATCTAGTCATAGATTGTCGGCGTCTAACATTAGCttctgataaatatttttctagaTAAACGTTACAGGGACATTAGATGTTGAAGAAAGGCTGATCTTCGCCGTTTTCCCCCACTAAGGTGTTTTCATATATCCTACTTTTTATTCAGCACCAATATTTTGCCACCAGGGAAGAAATTTGTACTATTAGTGGGGCTTTTCCCAGTTCTCCATATATAGTTAAATTTGTAGTTTTTGAGTGGACTCCTAGTATACGCTTGAAAAACTTCAGTTGTAGTTTTTCGAAATCATTAGATACTTTGAAAAATTTAGTGTCAAAAATTTCATACGATGAAGCCCCTCCTAAAAGGCATGTACCCCAAATTTCACAACCGTACAGTAATACTGGTACAACGAGTGACGAAAACAATTTCAACAGTACTTGTATTGACACATTTTCAACCTTTGACAGACGGTTTAAAATACAGTGGTATACACGTGTGGCTTTGTTGTATAGACTTTTTAGGGCACTTTTAAAATTTCCCGAGAAATGAAACTTCAGACCTAGATATTTGTATTCGTCTTCACATTCTAATGGCTCTCCACCGTAGTCCCATTTACCTGTTGTAAATTGCCGCCGGTATTGTTGCGGACCAAAAACTAATACTTTAGATTTTTTCATATAAACTGTGAGCTTCCATTTATCTGCGTACATTTTTAGTTTCTGGAGGCAATTTTCTAGACCTGTGGCTGAGTCGGATAGAATAACCAAATCATCAGCATAGAGGAGACAGTTAAGTTTTGATGTATTATCGAGTATACTGGGTCGCACGATGAAGGGAATATTTCTGGAATATCATTGATGAAGATGTTGAaaagggttggggttaggttGCATCCCTGTTTCACCCCAACGTGAGAAGAAAAGGGAGGCGTTATACCCTGGTCTAGCTTAACTGATGATCTAACATCTGAAAACATACTTTGTAAAAGGGTGATAAATCTTCCGCTACACcctattttttattagtttgTAAAGTAAACCCTCTCTCCAGATACTGTCGTATGCTTTTTTAAAGTCGATAAAACACGCAAAAAGCGGTTGGTGGCTTGATTTATAAGAGTCAATTAGGGTTTTTAATTGAAAAGTAATGCTTCAATTTCTCACCTCTAATTTTTATTCCAGCTCTCAGCAgaacaataataaaacagtctAGGTGTAAATCCATCAGTTAAATGCAAGTTTTGAGCTTGTAGTTTTTGCTCTAATAAAAAATTGTTGCGTGGATTTTTATGAATTGTAAATTGCTAAAATAACAGCGGGCGCCCGTGTCGTCATTCCAGTGCACGTCAGCTTGCGCAAAAGAGAGCAGCAACAATTTCTACAAGAAAAGTTTCAACAGCTACAGATTCACTGTCGATATATTTATAAATTAATATAGATGTTAAATTCTTATCCTCCATtccaaaaacatttttttttctcccaaGATTCGAGTGTGACCCGCCTTTTGTTCCGGGGGCGTAGACACTATGTTTGATTGCCTTACTTTGGCAACCTGTTTCTGAAACGAAAAGTGACACAGCAGTTTTTAAATGGCTTCACTGCTGAAAGTATGGCTGGCACTTGTGATAGTGCAGCTCGGCTATGGTGGATATGGCGTGATAGTTGCCAAGTTCGTCAAATTTCATAATGTGAACCCTGTGTTGTTCGCTTTTGCTCGACTTGGCGGCGCTTTTCCTCTACTTCTTGTGACGTCAGTGATATTTGAACAAGGACTTCAAATCCCAAAATTTGAGTAAGTCTTCTTAAGGCTGGGCTAGTATTTTTATTGGAAAGTAGAAGtattttgtcctttttttaattacaagGTTACATTCATCTCATtcatattgttattttgatcttAACACTTACTCCTGTTTTATTTCGTGAATATAAAttgacaataaataaataaataaataaatatgacaCAGCTCTTGCCCCCTTGTACTACGAACCCTCGTAttgttttcataaaaaaatggtCAGTTTTTGTGTCAAAGTATCCAATAAGCAATTTAATAGCTGATATCTTTGTAAATTTCTTTGCACTAGTGACTTGCTCGTGCGTAGAGACGGGTACCTGTTAcagggagggggaagggggggggggggggggggtggacaCCGGTCCTCAGCTCTCGACACTTTTTGAaagttttgttaaaaaaagatacatcatTTCCTCAAATTCACAATCTATTAAAGCTAGCCACGAATTACTTTTATTGCGTCAACGCAGTCAAAAGTAAACAATTCATTCAATAAAAGGAGGTTATGCTTTTCAGACCCTTTTTCGTCACCTTATTTTTGGGGAATCCGCGCTCAAAAAGAGATCAGAATTTTGGAGGAAGCAAGAGCATGAATGATATAAAATTCACACATAATGGTAACAATCAAGAGCATGAATTAAAATCACAGGCGACTCTCGACTGCTGTAATCCTAGTTCCGAGATAAGTGTTACCCCCCAAAAGAGTCTATCTATCGAAGTCCAACAAGCTAAAAGTATTATCCATGATGGCCCGCCATTTTTATGCACAGCTTGTCATGATAATGGCCTCACCGCCGTTGATCAGCTTGTCATGGTAATGGTCTAACCGCCGTTGATCTCTTGTTTCCAGGGAAACTTTGCTGTTTGTTGTTCTCGGGCTAACAGGCACCGCTTTCAACATCCTCCTCTGCGTGATTGGGATCTACTTCACAAACGCCAACATCGCTACCATATTCCAAACAGCCACGCCTGTCTGGACAACCTTCCTGGCGATCCTGACGCGCATTGAGCCCCGCCCTCAGCTCACCCGGTTGGACGGATGGGCGCGCATCTTCGGTATCGTGCTCGCCGCGCTAGGTGCCATTGTCATGATGCTGTGTAGTAATGTAGGGGACAGCATCAAACAGATTCTCCGACCTTCCTTGGACGAGATTATCGGCTGCTGCTTCTTACTTGGAAACACGTTTTGCATGGCTACTTACATCCTCATTCAGAAAAAGTACGTCTTTAACAATGATGATTCCCTTTGGAAGACTAGACCGATCGGGGTGACCGCGTGGAGCTACCTTGTGGGCGCACTCACTATGGCGATGGCGTCCATGTTTTGTCTGCGAAGGCCTGAAAACATGACGTTTGTGGCAGGAGACCAAGTCTACTCAGTTTTGTACGCCATCTTTATCGCCTCGTTTCTATGCGACATGTTGATCACATGGTGTAATATGCATATCTCGTCGTCCGTGGTTACGGCCACGTGGCCGCTCCAGGTTCTAGTCAGCGTGGTATTGTCTTACATTGTGCTAAATGAGCTTTTGAATCCGCTTCAGTACATTGGCGGAACGTTAATTATACTAGGGTTGGTCAGCGTGGTGTGGTCGAATTACAGCACGGAATCGGAAAGGAAAGAGAGCGCGCTACGGGCGCATGGAATTACTACGGcggaggggagggaggagaTGACAGCCTCACCTCGTCAAAACACTAAGGATGGTCACGTAGAATAAACAAGGCTTGTCTACggtggagggggaggagatGAAAGCCTCACCTCGTCAAAACACTAAGGATGGTTACGTAGAATAAACAAGGCTTGTCTACGGTGGAGGAAGGGAGGAGATGAAAGCCTCACCTCGTCAAAACACTAAGGATGGTCACGTAGAATAAACAAGGCATGCCTacggtggaggggggggggaggaaatGACAGCCTCACCTCGTCAGAACAAGAAGGACGATCACATAGAATAAACAAACCGCGTCTAAGGATTGAACTCTACGAGGCCTTTACATCAATTCTACCAAAATCTTCCGGCGTCTGAACCGTGCTTTGGAATatgtatggcaaccaaagaccCCTAGGGTTAAATAAACTATCAAGCAGACTTCAGAAATCGAATAAATAGCAGTACTATATACAAGTAGAGCTCGCATAAACGGAACTAGTTGATACACTTTTTGGAGGATTTTTGTCCCTTATATACGAGATCTATTCTAGGGTAATCTTGTGGGGTTTTGAGAAGACATACGACCTCGTACGTTTTGG contains the following coding sequences:
- the LOC5503795 gene encoding uncharacterized protein LOC5503795 translates to MAYSLPIPGKPLSRSFREVAEHSKLLDWELDSIKTEQDETVGRSLFYFRNLKTELRNQCENASSQQEKLDIQTTAEEASVWVMGSWGALESVDWRREEAKDYANRKSELVKQILSFKIHVLCLKLSRVSAVIRELQELESANGAKFQTPPSLQQHKFEDWVQSNEQIFQLQSKILDLEARKVRLHKGYLSKKERRPSISSITTKESFASVLDTHPGREADTEFMHRFIDEVVISEAPPTSSDSALDRLLSITSQNMSFEACKLKAYVRECWEVDNIDDNFPTGVHPDRYQEVVGGMCQYVVDKHSSYGALPYDAIYAKIEHHLIPVIYNRIRLYTSKPEDDSKIQKLSSDHSQITQTDIGIKPCYQDVGLAPFYPAIAALKSMSLSMTPTRKIYNVVKAAKLVFEKLNELAARDSRQQPGADEFMDVWVYVVLKANVPHLISTITYLKQYSNPNLGFTEAGYYLASIEFACQYILRLRETDLCSKQLTGKEDLLVVCERARYLTMAAGEDPLVEVVAEEAWLSGYELYAVKEWQLDQTRFRTAILIPSAESTAKVSISTVRLNTRTLSPIQLKTLEESFLHPQGLDGLSCISTPCGQALVLDPNNVNRRVTLIRIPDGKYDDYEEDIKWYCTLERLSCLCSTLTEHRSYNPSSSVECFEGEVSRTASSNSNEHCVVDPDIVSKAAKRRDDLVTEYYGGRCGIEMRQWTISSFMVVLVTLLRNLGYLSPLLDITKPFYSNLVLLSVHRFQMDHNELLNKESSRNQALSTSGYLCPGTWDGLIDLMNTQLSKLKRLGFEYDGNPFASDNREQANFRRFVRHCQESLAIEMHNRGTLERHTRDEIDRLILDM
- the LOC5503777 gene encoding WAT1-related protein At3g18200, producing MASYYKVLLALVIVQLGYGGYGVIVAKFAKSQNVNPVLFALTRLGGAFPVLLLTSVIFEQGLQIPKPKEAGLFLLLGLTGSSLSILFCVLGIRFTNAKVATIFQSAMPVWTALLAILTRIEPRPEFTRMEGWTRIFGIVLASTGAITMMLFSSVRDAVKDFLHPTYGDIIGYCFLLGNTLCMTAYVLIQKKFIFNNEESPWKNKPIGVTAWSYLVGATTMAMAAMYCLSRPGNLTYVVGEQVYSVLYAIFIASFLCDMLITWCNMHISSSVVTATWPLQVLVSAVLSYIVLDELMNTVQIVGGALIMFGLISVVWSNYRTEQEKKENALFARGISSLEGREEVFLPLEETGDISNKAK
- the LOC5503791 gene encoding WAT1-related protein At5g45370, which produces MASLLKVWLALVIVQLGYGGYGVIVAKFVKFHNVNPVLFAFARLGGAFPLLLVTSVIFEQGLQIPKFEETLLFVVLGLTGTAFNILLCVIGIYFTNANIATIFQTATPVWTTFLAILTRIEPRPQLTRLDGWARIFGIVLAALGAIVMMLCSNVGDSIKQILRPSLDEIIGCCFLLGNTFCMATYILIQKKYVFNNDDSLWKTRPIGVTAWSYLVGALTMAMASMFCLRRPENMTFVAGDQVYSVLYAIFIASFLCDMLITWCNMHISSSVVTATWPLQVLVSVVLSYIVLNELLNPLQYIGGTLIILGLVSVVWSNYSTESERKESALRAHGITTAEGREEMTASPRQNTKDGHVE